From a region of the Calliphora vicina chromosome 4, idCalVici1.1, whole genome shotgun sequence genome:
- the LOC135956228 gene encoding uncharacterized protein F54F2.9 produces the protein MKLLLIFFVAYNLSSAVVHGWDTEELEIFDLVEEINKNFYEFMGISQNATNNEIKRAFRGLSIQLHPDKNPSEDANIQFRNLVSIYEVLKDTSKREKYDKVLRDGMPNWKSALYYYRRMRKIGLYEGAGILFLIITVGQYLFAWAAYLEKKYTAEQVFGSKLKKLQKKNKNIDMETILNEIPSPSLMNTLPIQIPLFIWNLPSTIKEGFNKANELKEMALEKRRQELEEVKRQEELEKEYEEQVRLRKEKKENLRKRKQNTKAPEKTEEELKGYSKIQAREITEDDAIKPVTQKTSLSGGFWTDEDLLELIRLVKKYPAGLGNRWVSIAENMNRTVHEVTFMAAKMKENGFRIPGQTDSVAENIVQETQDIVKKEKAKKEKNIVIPETNWSQEQQKALEAAIVKYRKTAGSDRWQKIANCVPDKSKEECLIRYKYLCELVKSQKKSEDSEANSEQPINVKTAQDTEQDIETVRTQECMPVTAEDLADDLSEKGGKKRNKRKERRRRRDFSTDEDSDDAYT, from the exons atgaaattacttttGATTTTCTTTGTCGCCTATAATCTGTCCTCCGCCGTTGTGCATGGATGGGATACAGAGGAGTTAGAAATTTTCGATTTGGTAGAAGAAATCAATAAAAACTTTTACGAATTTATGGGAATATCACAA aacgCCACCAATAATGAAATCAAAAGGGCGTTTCGTGGTTTATCCATACAATTGCATCCGGACAAAAATCCATCAGAAGACGCCAATATTCAATTTCGAAACTTGGTATCAATTTACGAAGTACTAAAGGATACGTCAAAGCGGGAAAAATATGATAAGGTATTGCGAGATGGCATGCCAAATTGGAAATCGGCTTTGTACTATTACCGCCGTATGCGTAAGATTGGTTTATACGAGGGAGCCGGCATTTTATTCTTGATTATTACCGTTGGCCAGTATCTGTTTGCTTGGGCGGCGTATTTGGAGAAAAAGTATACGGCTGAACAAGTTTTtggttcaaaattaaaaaagttacaaaagaaaaataaaaatattgatatggAGACGATTCTAAACGAAATTCCATCGCCTTCATTAATG AATACATTGCCCATACAAATACCACTGTTCATTTGGAATCTACCATCAACAATTAAGGAAGGCTTCAATAAAGCTAATGAGTTAAAAGAAATGGCACTGGAGAAGCGTAGGCA AGAATTGGAAGAAGTAAAACGTCAAGAAGAATTGGAAAAGGAATACGAAGAGCAGGTAAGATTgcgtaaagaaaaaaaagaaaacttacgCAAACGAAAACAGAATACAAAAGCGCCTGAAAAAACTGAGGAAGAATTGAAAGGATACTCGAAAATACAGGCCCGTGAAATAACGGAAGATGACGCTATAAAACCTGTAACGCAAAAG ACCTCGTTAAGCGGTGGCTTTTGGACGGACGAAGATTTGCTTGAACTTATacgtttagttaaaaaatatccagCTGGCTTAGGCAATCGTTGGGTATCAATTGCTGAAAACATGAATCGTACGGTACACGAAGTTACATTTATGGCggcaaaaatgaaagaaaatggtTTTCGTATACCCGGCCAAACGGACAGTGTCGCCGAAAATATCGTACAGGAAACTCAAGATATTGTAAAGAAAGAAAAAGCTAAGAAGGAAAAGAACATCGTTATACCAGAAACGAACTGGAGTCAGGAACAACAAAAAGCTCTTGAAGCAGCTATtgttaaatatagaaaaactgcAGGCAGTGACAGGTGGCAAAAGATTGCGAACTGTGTTCCTGATAAATCAAAAGAGGAGTGTTTGATTCGGTACAAATATCTCTGTGAACTGGTCAAATCTCAGAAAAAATCCGAAGATTCCGAAGCGAATTCAGAACAGCCTATAAATGTCAAAACTGCCCAAGACACAGAACAGGATATAGAGACTGTTCGAACTCAAGAGTGTATGCCTGTGACGGCTGAAGATTTGGCAGATGATTTATCGGAAAAAGGTGGAAAGAAACGCAACAAACGCAAAGAAAGAAGAAGGAGACGAGACTTCTCTACAGACGAAGATTCTGATGATGCATACACGTAG